The following proteins come from a genomic window of Pseudomonas sp. J452:
- the alr gene encoding alanine racemase: MRPARALIDLQALRNNYQLAREVSGAKALAVVKADAYGHGAVRCAQALASEADGFAVACIEEALELRAAGITQPILLLEGFFDADELVLIEQHALWCVVHSSWQLEAIERTPLQRPLTVWLKMDSGMHRVGLHPAEYRDAHQRLLASGKVAKVVLMSHFARADELDCPRSAEQLEVFEWARAGLQAEVSLRNSPAILGWPSVPSDWVRPGIMLYGATPFEQAQELAARLQPVMTLESKIISVRELPAGEPVGYGARFVSERPTRVGVVAMGYADGYPRHAPTGTPVMVDGQLTRLIGRVSMDMLTVDLTDLPQAGLGSRVELWGRNVLASDVAQAAGSIPYQLFCNLKRVPRLYSGS; encoded by the coding sequence ATGCGTCCCGCCCGTGCCCTGATCGATCTGCAAGCCCTGCGCAACAACTACCAACTGGCCCGCGAAGTCAGCGGGGCGAAAGCCCTGGCGGTGGTCAAGGCCGATGCCTACGGGCATGGCGCGGTGCGCTGCGCCCAGGCCCTGGCGAGCGAAGCCGACGGTTTTGCCGTGGCCTGCATCGAGGAGGCGCTGGAGCTGCGCGCAGCGGGGATCACCCAGCCGATCCTGCTGCTGGAAGGCTTCTTCGATGCCGACGAGCTGGTGTTGATCGAACAGCATGCGCTGTGGTGCGTGGTGCATTCGAGCTGGCAACTGGAGGCCATCGAGCGCACGCCGCTGCAGCGGCCGCTGACCGTCTGGCTGAAAATGGATTCGGGCATGCACCGGGTCGGCCTGCATCCGGCCGAGTACCGCGATGCCCATCAGCGCCTGCTGGCCAGTGGCAAGGTGGCGAAGGTGGTGCTGATGAGCCACTTCGCCCGCGCCGACGAGCTGGACTGCCCGCGCAGTGCGGAACAACTGGAGGTGTTCGAGTGGGCCCGTGCCGGCCTGCAGGCGGAAGTCAGCCTGCGCAACTCGCCGGCTATCCTCGGCTGGCCGAGCGTGCCCAGCGATTGGGTGCGCCCCGGCATCATGCTGTATGGCGCCACCCCGTTCGAACAGGCCCAGGAACTGGCTGCGCGTTTGCAGCCGGTGATGACCTTGGAATCCAAAATCATCAGTGTGCGCGAGCTGCCGGCCGGCGAACCTGTGGGCTACGGTGCACGCTTCGTCAGCGAGCGGCCGACCCGCGTCGGCGTGGTCGCCATGGGCTATGCCGACGGTTACCCGCGGCATGCACCGACCGGCACGCCGGTCATGGTCGATGGCCAGCTGACCCGTCTGATCGGTCGCGTGTCGATGGACATGCTTACCGTCGACCTCACCGATCTGCCCCAGGCCGGGCTCGGCAGCCGGGTCGAGCTGTGGGGGCGCAATGTACTGGCCAGCGACGTGGCACAGGCGGCGGGCAGCATTCCCTACCAGCTGTTCTGCAACTTGAAACGGGTGCCGAGGCTCTATTCCGGGAGCTAG